A window from Telopea speciosissima isolate NSW1024214 ecotype Mountain lineage chromosome 8, Tspe_v1, whole genome shotgun sequence encodes these proteins:
- the LOC122672896 gene encoding vignain-like: MKMEKTIVLIIALSFALFLGLAQSLDFTEKDLESENSLWNLYEKWRSHHTVSRDLSEKPKRFNVFKENAKFIHEFNKKDHPYKLKLNKFGDLTNHEFRNFYASSKVKHHNMMRGSSRAATGGFMYEDFDRSPASIDWREKGAVTPIKNQGQCGSCWTFSTVVAVEGINQIKTQKLVSLSEQQLVDCDTGDGNQGCNGGLMDHAFDYIKKVGGITTEESYPYTATNTTCALTKVNAPLVTIDGHENVPPFEISLMKAVANQPVSVAIDASGQAFQFYSEGVFTGPCGVELDHGVAAVGYGTTLDGTKYWIVKNSWGADWGEQGYIRMKRGMFDIGGLCGIALQASYPLKTSPNVAKEIAPLKDEL; the protein is encoded by the exons ATGAAGATGGAGAAAACCATTGTTCTTATCATTGCTTTATCGTTTGCTCTGTTTCTGGGATTAGCCCAGAGTTTAGATTTCACTGAAAAGGATCTGGAGTCAGAAAACAGTCTCTGGAACTTATATGAGAAGTGGAGAAGTCATCACACTGTCTCTAGAGACCTTTCTGAGAAACCAAAGCGTTTCAACGTGTTCAAAGAGAATGCCAAATTCATTCATGAATTCAACAAGAAAGATCATCCCTACAAGTTGAAGCTTAACAAGTTTGGAGATCTGACCAACCATGAGTTCAGGAATTTCTATGCAAGCTCAAAGGTAAAGCACCACAACATGATGAGAGGGTCTTCACGTGCAGCAACTGGTGGATTCATGTATGAGGATTTCGATAGGTCCCCTGCTTCCATCGATTGGAGAGAGAAAGGTGCTGTCACCCCTATCAAGAACCAAGGCCAATGTG GAAGTTGCTGGACATTTTCAACTGTTGTTGCTGTTGAGGGTATtaaccaaatcaaaacccagAAACTGGTGTCCTTGTCTGAACAACAACTGGTTGATTGCGACACAGGTGATGGTAACCAAGGTTGTAATGGAGGTCTCATGGATCATGCTTTCGATTACATCAAGAAGGTCGGAGGGATCACTACTGAGGAGAGTTATCCCTACACAGCCACAAATACCACTTGTGCTTTAACCAAG GTGAATGCTCCTCTGGTGACAATTGATGGACATGAGAACGTACCTCCTTTCGAGATTTCGTTGATGAAAGCTGTTGCAAACCAACCTGTCTCAGTTGCCATTGATGCTAGTGGTCAAGCTTTCCAGTTTTACTCAGAG GGAGTATTCACTGGACCTTGTGGAGTAGAACTGGATCATGGAGTGGCAGCTGTGGGTTATGGAACAACTCTTGATGGAACCAAGTACTGGATTGTGAAGAACTCATGGGGAGCAGATTGGGGAGAACAAGGTTACATTAGAATGAAGCGTGGAATGTTTGACATAGGAGGATTGTGTGGCATAGCCTTGCAGGCTTCTTATCCTCTCAAAACTTCACCTAATGTAGCCAAGGAGATTGCCCCTCTCAAAGATGAACTCTGA
- the LOC122672897 gene encoding vignain-like has protein sequence MKMEKTIVLIIALSFALFLGLAQSLDFTEKDLESENSLWNLYEKWRSHHTVSRDLSEKPKRFNVFKENAKFIHEFNKKDHPYKLKLNKFGDLTNHEFRNFYASSKVKHHNMMRGSSRAATGGFMYEDFDRSPASIDWREKGAVTPIKNQGQCGSCWTFSTVVAVEGINQIKTQKLVSLSEQQLVDCDTGDGNQGCNGGLMDHAFEYIKKVGGITTEESYPYTATNTTCALTKVNAPRVTIDGHENVPPFEISLMKAVANQPVSVAIDASGQAFQFYSEGVFTGPCGVELDHGVAAVGYGTTLDGTKYWIVKNSWGADWGEQGYIRMKRGMFDIGGLCGIALQASYPLKTSLNVAKEIAPLKDEL, from the exons ATGAAGATGGAGAAAACCATTGTTCTTATCATTGCTTTATCGTTTGCTCTGTTTCTGGGATTAGCCCAGAGTTTAGATTTCACTGAAAAGGATCTGGAGTCAGAAAACAGTCTCTGGAACTTATATGAGAAGTGGAGAAGTCATCACACTGTCTCTAGAGACCTTTCTGAGAAACCAAAGCGTTTCAATGTGTTCAAAGAGAATGCCAAATTCATTCATGAATTCAACAAGAAAGATCATCCTTACAAGTTGAAGCTTAACAAGTTTGGAGATCTGACCAACCATGAGTTCAGGAATTTCTATGCAAGCTCAAAGGTAAAGCACCACAACATGATGAGAGGGTCTTCACGTGCAGCAACTGGTGGATTCATGTATGAGGATTTCGATAGGTCCCCTGCTTCCATCGATTGGAGAGAGAAAGGTGCTGTCACCCCTATCAAGAACCAAGGCCAATGTG GAAGTTGCTGGACATTTTCAACTGTTGTTGCTGTTGAGGGTATtaaccaaatcaaaacccagAAACTGGTGTCCTTGTCTGAACAACAACTGGTTGATTGCGACACAGGTGATGGTAACCAAGGTTGTAATGGAGGTCTCATGGATCATGCTTTCGAGTACATCAAGAAGGTCGGAGGGATCACTACTGAGGAGAGTTATCCCTACACAGCCACAAATACCACTTGTGCTTTAACCAAG GTGAATGCTCCTCGGGTGACAATTGATGGACATGAGAACGTACCTCCTTTTGAGATTTCGTTGATGAAAGCTGTTGCAAACCAACCTGTCTCAGTTGCCATTGATGCTAGTGGTCAAGCTTTCCAGTTCTACTCAGAG GGAGTATTCACTGGACCTTGTGGAGTAGAACTGGATCATGGAGTGGCAGCTGTGGGTTATGGAACAACTCTTGATGGAACTAAGTACTGGATTGTGAAGAACTCATGGGGAGCAGATTGGGGAGAACAAGGTTACATTAGAATGAAGCGTGGCATGTTTGATATAGGAGGATTGTGTGGCATAGCCTTGCAGGCTTCTTATCCTCTCAAAACTTCACTTAATGTAGCCAAGGAGATTGCCCCTCTCAAAGATGAACTCTGA